A single Agromyces sp. CF514 DNA region contains:
- a CDS encoding epoxide hydrolase family protein translates to MTNSEPNAGINQTSFPTTEASDDQVSPFTFSIPAADLHDLHERLDRTRYTTEVPGGDPAYGASLTKVREMAEYWRNEFDWRAVEARLAAFPHFTTTIDGQPIHFLHVRSAEPNAFPIVLTHGWPGSFAEFADMIGPLVDPVAHGGRAEDAFHVVVPSFPGYAFSGPVTEAGWGSARVAKAWDTLMQRLGYARYGAHGGDGGSFVGRELGILAPEGLVGTHVLQLFSFPSGDPAEFEQLGPKDFEALEILKDFGEISAFASLQSTRPQTLAHALADSPVGQLAWNELMATFDRPTELSRDQILTHVSLYWFTNTAGSSARQYKEDARFNAGEGVGARINHAPTGVSIFKNDFRSIRVFAERDNDRIVFWKEHEVGGHFAAMEVPEVLVGDLREFFRPLR, encoded by the coding sequence ATGACGAACAGCGAGCCGAACGCCGGCATCAACCAGACCAGCTTCCCGACCACCGAGGCGAGCGACGACCAGGTCAGCCCGTTCACGTTCTCGATCCCCGCCGCGGATCTCCACGACCTGCACGAGCGTCTCGACCGCACGAGGTACACGACCGAGGTTCCGGGCGGCGACCCGGCGTACGGCGCGAGCCTCACCAAGGTGCGCGAGATGGCCGAGTACTGGCGAAACGAGTTCGACTGGCGCGCCGTCGAGGCGCGACTCGCCGCGTTCCCGCACTTCACGACGACCATCGACGGGCAGCCGATCCACTTCCTGCACGTGCGCTCGGCTGAGCCGAACGCCTTCCCGATCGTGCTCACGCACGGCTGGCCGGGGTCGTTCGCCGAGTTCGCCGACATGATCGGGCCGCTCGTCGACCCGGTCGCGCACGGCGGCCGCGCTGAGGACGCCTTCCACGTGGTGGTGCCGAGCTTCCCGGGCTACGCCTTCAGCGGCCCGGTCACCGAGGCCGGCTGGGGGTCCGCCCGCGTCGCGAAGGCGTGGGACACGCTCATGCAGCGACTCGGGTACGCGCGGTACGGCGCGCACGGCGGTGACGGCGGATCGTTCGTCGGTCGGGAGCTCGGAATCCTCGCCCCCGAGGGGCTCGTCGGCACCCACGTGCTGCAGCTGTTCTCCTTTCCGAGCGGCGACCCCGCCGAGTTCGAGCAGCTCGGACCGAAGGACTTCGAGGCGCTCGAGATCCTGAAGGACTTCGGCGAGATCTCGGCGTTCGCGTCGCTGCAGTCGACCAGGCCGCAGACGCTCGCGCACGCCCTCGCCGACTCCCCGGTCGGTCAGCTCGCCTGGAACGAGTTGATGGCGACGTTCGACCGGCCGACGGAGCTCAGCCGCGACCAGATCCTCACCCACGTCTCGCTGTACTGGTTCACCAACACCGCGGGCTCGTCGGCGCGCCAGTACAAGGAGGACGCGCGGTTCAACGCCGGCGAGGGCGTCGGCGCGCGGATCAACCACGCACCGACGGGCGTCTCGATCTTCAAGAACGACTTCCGGTCGATCCGCGTGTTCGCCGAGCGCGACAACGATCGGATCGTGTTCTGGAAGGAGCACGAGGTCGGCGGCCACTTCGCCGCCATGGAGGTGCCCGAGGTGCTCGTCGGCGACCTGCGCGAGTTCTTCCGCCCCCTGCGATGA
- the dnaB gene encoding replicative DNA helicase, translating to MSIAHIGLAEPADDGEARRGERVPPHDLLAEQSALGGMMLSKDAVADVIETVRGVDFYVPKHEVVFNAILTLYSHGEPTDVIAVTDELTKTGELQRAGGVEYLHTLTSLVPTAANAGFYSSIVAERALLRRLVEAGTRIVQMGYQGEGEVVDLVNNAQAEIYSVTGSVETEDYVPLSDAVAAAFDEIEAASHTDGKFTGVPTGFADLDDLTNGFHPGQMIIVAARPAMGKSTLALDFARAAAITNDMPAVFFSLEMGKSEIAMRLLSAEASVPLQNMRKGTVDSRDWTTIASTRGRINDSPLYIDDSPNMTLVEIRAKCRRLKQRVGLKMVVIDYLQLMTSGKRVESRQQEVSEFSRALKLLAKELQVPVIALSQLNRGPEQRADKMPALSDLRESGSIEQDADMVILLHREAAYERDSPRAGEADLIVAKHRNGPTRTITVAFHGHFSRFADMVQA from the coding sequence TTGTCGATCGCGCATATCGGGCTCGCCGAACCGGCCGACGACGGTGAAGCCCGCCGCGGCGAACGCGTTCCCCCGCACGACCTCCTCGCCGAGCAGAGCGCCCTCGGCGGCATGATGCTCTCGAAAGACGCCGTCGCCGACGTGATCGAGACGGTCCGCGGCGTCGACTTCTACGTGCCCAAGCACGAGGTCGTGTTCAACGCGATCCTCACGCTCTACTCCCACGGCGAGCCGACCGACGTCATCGCGGTCACCGACGAGCTCACCAAGACCGGCGAACTGCAGCGCGCGGGCGGCGTCGAGTACCTGCACACGCTCACGAGCCTCGTGCCGACGGCGGCCAACGCCGGCTTCTACTCGTCGATCGTGGCCGAGCGCGCGCTGCTCCGCCGCCTCGTCGAAGCCGGCACCCGCATCGTGCAGATGGGCTACCAGGGCGAGGGCGAGGTCGTCGACCTCGTCAACAACGCGCAGGCCGAGATCTACTCCGTCACCGGATCGGTCGAGACCGAAGACTACGTGCCCCTCTCCGACGCGGTGGCCGCGGCCTTCGACGAGATCGAGGCGGCTTCGCACACCGACGGCAAGTTCACCGGAGTGCCGACCGGATTCGCCGATCTCGACGACCTGACGAACGGGTTCCATCCCGGCCAGATGATCATCGTCGCCGCTCGCCCCGCCATGGGAAAGTCGACGCTCGCGCTCGACTTCGCCCGCGCGGCCGCGATCACCAACGACATGCCCGCCGTGTTCTTCAGCCTCGAGATGGGCAAGAGCGAGATCGCCATGCGCCTGCTCTCGGCCGAGGCATCCGTTCCCCTGCAGAACATGCGCAAGGGAACGGTCGACTCCCGCGACTGGACCACCATCGCGTCGACCCGCGGCCGCATCAACGACTCGCCCCTCTACATCGACGACTCCCCCAACATGACGCTCGTCGAGATCCGCGCGAAGTGCCGTCGTCTCAAGCAGCGCGTGGGCCTCAAGATGGTGGTCATCGACTACCTGCAGCTCATGACGAGCGGCAAGCGCGTCGAGAGCCGCCAGCAGGAGGTCTCGGAGTTCTCGCGTGCGCTGAAGCTGCTCGCGAAGGAGCTCCAGGTTCCCGTCATCGCCCTGTCGCAGCTGAACCGTGGCCCCGAGCAGCGCGCCGACAAGATGCCCGCGCTCAGCGACCTGCGCGAGTCGGGCTCGATCGAGCAGGACGCCGACATGGTGATCCTGCTGCACCGCGAGGCCGCCTACGAGCGCGACAGCCCCCGTGCCGGCGAGGCCGACCTGATCGTGGCCAAGCACCGCAACGGCCCGACCCGCACCATCACGGTCGCGTTCCACGGCCACTTCTCGCGGTTCGCCGACATGGTGCAGGCGTAG
- the rplI gene encoding 50S ribosomal protein L9, whose protein sequence is MAKVILTHEVSGLGAAGDVVEVKNGYARNYLVPQGFATPWTRGGEKQVDQIKAARAARALHSLEDAQALKAKLESGKVKLAVKAGVGGRLFGSVKTSDVAAAVEAAGLGSVDKRKVTITTPIKSIGDHEAVVRLHDELSATITLQVVAAK, encoded by the coding sequence ATGGCAAAGGTTATTCTCACGCACGAGGTCTCCGGCCTCGGTGCCGCCGGCGACGTGGTCGAGGTCAAGAACGGCTACGCACGCAACTACCTCGTTCCCCAGGGCTTCGCGACTCCGTGGACCCGCGGTGGCGAGAAGCAGGTCGACCAGATCAAGGCCGCCCGTGCGGCTCGCGCTCTGCACTCGCTCGAAGACGCGCAGGCCCTCAAGGCCAAGCTCGAGTCGGGCAAGGTCAAGCTGGCCGTCAAGGCCGGCGTCGGCGGTCGCCTCTTCGGTTCCGTCAAGACCTCGGATGTCGCAGCTGCAGTCGAGGCCGCAGGCCTCGGCTCGGTCGACAAGCGCAAGGTCACGATCACCACGCCGATCAAGTCGATCGGCGACCACGAGGCCGTCGTGCGCCTGCACGACGAGCTCTCGGCCACGATCACCCTCCAGGTGGTCGCCGCGAAGTAA
- the rpsR gene encoding 30S ribosomal protein S18 codes for MAGKSSGDRRKPSRGKGAKNAAPAKSIKVGIIDYKDVATLRKFISERGKIRARRITGVSVQEQRLIARAVKNAREMALLPYSGSGR; via the coding sequence ATGGCTGGAAAGAGCAGCGGCGATCGCCGCAAGCCGAGCCGCGGGAAGGGCGCGAAGAACGCCGCCCCGGCGAAGTCGATCAAGGTCGGCATCATCGACTACAAGGACGTTGCGACCCTTCGCAAGTTCATCTCGGAGCGTGGAAAGATCCGCGCCCGCCGCATCACCGGTGTCTCCGTGCAGGAGCAGCGCCTCATCGCCCGCGCCGTGAAGAACGCGCGCGAGATGGCCCTCCTGCCCTACTCGGGCTCCGGCCGCTAA
- a CDS encoding single-stranded DNA-binding protein: MAGETIITVVGNLTADPELRYTQGGLAVANFTIASTPRTFDRQANEWKDGEALFLRASCWREFAEHVAGSLTKGSRVIATGRLKQRSYETKEGEKRTTIELEIDEIGPSLRYATASITRAQSNRGAVGGGGNSYGGGGGQSDDAWAPSAPAAQSGGGDVWNTPGTNYGDETPF; the protein is encoded by the coding sequence ATGGCAGGCGAGACCATCATCACCGTGGTGGGCAACCTCACGGCAGATCCCGAACTGCGTTACACGCAGGGCGGTCTGGCGGTTGCCAACTTCACCATCGCTTCCACTCCCCGTACGTTCGACCGTCAGGCGAACGAGTGGAAGGACGGCGAAGCGCTGTTCCTGCGCGCGAGCTGCTGGCGTGAATTCGCCGAGCACGTGGCGGGTTCACTCACCAAGGGTTCCCGGGTCATCGCTACCGGACGTCTCAAGCAGCGTTCCTACGAGACGAAGGAAGGCGAGAAGCGCACCACCATCGAGCTGGAGATCGACGAGATCGGTCCCTCGCTCCGGTACGCAACGGCTTCCATCACGCGTGCACAGTCCAACCGCGGTGCGGTCGGCGGCGGCGGCAACTCCTACGGGGGCGGCGGCGGTCAGTCCGACGACGCTTGGGCCCCCAGCGCTCCTGCAGCCCAGTCGGGCGGCGGCGACGTGTGGAACACGCCCGGAACGAACTACGGCGACGAGACGCCCTTCTAG
- the rpsF gene encoding 30S ribosomal protein S6, which yields MHQYELMVILDPEIDERTVAPSLDKFLNVIRNDGGTVDKVDIWGKRRLAYEINKKNEGIYAVVDFTAESKTTDELDRQLNLSEAVMRTKVLRAEEGIAQVAAHAKAQEEKAAKKAAASAKKDA from the coding sequence ATGCACCAGTACGAGCTGATGGTTATCCTCGATCCCGAGATCGATGAGCGCACCGTTGCTCCCAGCCTCGACAAGTTCCTCAACGTCATCCGCAATGATGGCGGCACCGTCGACAAGGTCGACATCTGGGGAAAGCGTCGCCTGGCCTACGAGATCAACAAGAAGAACGAAGGCATCTACGCCGTCGTCGACTTCACCGCTGAGTCCAAGACCACCGATGAGCTCGACCGCCAGCTGAACCTCAGCGAGGCAGTCATGCGCACGAAGGTGCTTCGCGCCGAAGAGGGCATCGCCCAGGTCGCCGCTCACGCGAAGGCTCAGGAAGAGAAGGCCGCCAAGAAGGCTGCCGCTTCGGCCAAGAAGGACGCCTAG
- a CDS encoding CCA tRNA nucleotidyltransferase: MQSVAAALERLGELASSPTVSKLASAFERAGFELALVGGPVRDAFLGRAVNDLDFTTDATPDEILAVVKPIAEAHWDIGRAFGTIGAKIAGEQVEITTYRADAYDGASRKPEVVFGDSLEGDLVRRDFTVNSLALRLPKLELVDPTGGVEDLLAQTLRTPAAPERSFGDDPLRMLRAARFSAQLGFEVEEGTRAALTTLAPEIDRISAERVRDELSKLLLTSSPRGGIRLLVESGLAERVLPEVPALRLEVDEHHHHKDVYEHSLTVLDQAIDYEVSRGNLDSPDLVVRLAALLHDIGKPNTRRLESGGAVSFHHHDVVGAKLARKRLRELRFDNDTIAAVSRLIELHLRFFGYADAAWTDSAVRRYVRDAGDQLERLHILTRADVTTRNRRKADRLGFAYDDLEERIAVLAEEEELAAVRPELDGADIMRLLAIPPGPVVGEAYRYLLEVRLDEGPIGADVAEQRLRAWWAARDA, encoded by the coding sequence ATGCAGAGTGTCGCGGCAGCCCTTGAACGTCTGGGCGAGCTCGCCTCGTCGCCGACGGTCTCGAAGCTCGCCTCGGCGTTCGAGCGGGCCGGGTTCGAGCTGGCCCTCGTCGGCGGCCCGGTTCGCGACGCGTTCCTCGGCCGGGCGGTCAACGACCTCGATTTCACGACCGACGCCACGCCGGACGAGATCCTCGCGGTCGTGAAGCCGATCGCCGAGGCGCACTGGGACATCGGTCGCGCCTTCGGCACGATCGGCGCGAAGATCGCGGGCGAGCAGGTCGAGATCACGACCTACCGCGCCGACGCCTACGACGGTGCGTCGCGCAAGCCCGAGGTGGTCTTCGGCGACAGCCTCGAGGGCGACCTCGTGCGCCGCGACTTCACGGTCAACTCGCTCGCACTGCGGCTTCCGAAGCTCGAGCTCGTCGACCCGACGGGCGGTGTCGAGGACCTGCTCGCGCAGACGCTGCGCACGCCTGCGGCGCCCGAGCGTTCGTTCGGCGACGACCCGCTGCGCATGCTGCGCGCCGCGCGCTTCTCGGCGCAGCTCGGGTTCGAGGTCGAGGAGGGCACGCGTGCAGCGCTCACGACCCTCGCTCCCGAGATCGACCGGATCTCGGCCGAACGCGTGCGCGACGAGCTCTCGAAGCTGCTGCTCACGTCGTCGCCCCGCGGCGGCATCCGCCTGCTCGTCGAATCGGGCCTCGCCGAGCGCGTGCTGCCCGAGGTGCCGGCCCTTCGCCTCGAGGTCGACGAGCACCACCACCACAAGGACGTCTACGAGCACTCGCTGACCGTGCTCGACCAGGCCATCGACTACGAGGTCTCGCGCGGCAACCTCGACTCCCCCGACCTCGTCGTGCGCCTCGCGGCGCTGCTCCACGACATCGGCAAGCCGAACACGCGCCGCCTCGAGTCGGGCGGTGCGGTGTCGTTCCACCACCACGACGTCGTCGGCGCGAAGCTCGCCCGCAAGCGACTGCGCGAGCTGCGCTTCGACAACGACACGATCGCCGCGGTCTCGCGCCTCATCGAGTTGCACCTGCGGTTCTTCGGCTATGCGGATGCCGCGTGGACCGACTCGGCCGTTCGACGCTACGTGCGCGACGCGGGCGACCAGCTCGAGCGCCTGCACATCCTCACCCGGGCGGATGTCACGACCCGCAACCGGCGCAAGGCGGACCGCCTCGGATTCGCCTACGACGACCTCGAGGAGCGCATCGCCGTGCTCGCCGAAGAGGAGGAGCTCGCAGCCGTGCGCCCCGAACTCGACGGTGCGGACATCATGCGCCTGCTCGCCATTCCGCCCGGACCGGTCGTCGGCGAGGCCTACCGGTACCTGCTCGAGGTGCGGCTCGACGAGGGCCCCATCGGAGCGGATGTCGCCGAGCAGCGCCTGCGCGCATGGTGGGCGGCCCGCGACGCCTGA
- a CDS encoding DUF6049 family protein yields MADSNAARRRARRRVGSTGATGVRRTLIVTGACVAAATLALLPLSTATDADGPVHDFRDVLFGTENATDPEAASDAGASSSTSMLRSVDPEGGAEGVVLSIAPTLASTFTLGTAETPVTIMVELENRSGGSVAAGEVRLVRASSSIDDDAELDAWLAAPSTGSGFGSSSIVLGEAASRPVAAGGTTQVAFTVPSSAFADIAGSPVIGIGAELVSGETVTSTGTASFANTAVPSTGTPLAMVAPITVPASSSGLIASEDLEAWTSATGLLTRQLDALDGRQIAIGIDPRIIASIRALGTSAPPSATEWLGRLAAVPNETFPLAYADADLALQAQIGLSAPLLPTSFADVLDPDLFVADPTTEQGTGQDDAEAAAAEPTDPTATPTAPPTDGAPTVPSTEELLSWSYTRTDIAWPGDTTVSTGNLSFFNAAGLTTTVLDASNVAPLAGARASALVDGGTAIVSDAEITEAIRAGSMAETDLELRDAAGEVLARAALDADPSSASAPLLATFGRQDGQVSDRLGDLVDEIATNQFVTLTGLAQAIGAPPTPRTLVDSSEAESRRALASDMVSVETEVDEFATVLDEPTDLTGPVRRDLLALLDVGWLDRSTEWSSASFDWLAAQHDVVDSISVVPSSTVLVVASETGIPITVQNASVFPVTVEVVVEPSNGRLVVDEPVQVTVEPESRNTVSVPVAAGVGNGEVRLAVSLRSVTGVSVGSTVVITADVRADWEGLGATFLAGVLVLVFGIGLWRNIRRRRRARAADASTAKGASTDADPIVPADETSDEPTHQPGDEPAAEPSGEAAATEADAETHAGAPAPSAGTAAVDPSEPTETSERRDD; encoded by the coding sequence ATGGCCGACTCGAATGCTGCGCGTCGTCGCGCCCGCAGGCGAGTCGGTTCCACCGGCGCGACAGGCGTGCGCCGCACCCTCATCGTCACTGGCGCCTGCGTCGCCGCCGCGACCCTGGCGCTCCTGCCGTTGAGCACGGCCACCGATGCCGACGGGCCCGTGCACGATTTCCGAGACGTGCTGTTCGGCACCGAGAACGCCACAGATCCAGAGGCCGCCTCCGACGCCGGCGCTTCGAGCAGCACGTCCATGCTGCGCTCGGTCGACCCCGAAGGCGGAGCCGAGGGCGTGGTGCTGAGCATCGCGCCGACGCTGGCCTCGACCTTCACGCTCGGCACCGCAGAGACGCCGGTCACGATCATGGTCGAACTCGAGAACCGCAGCGGGGGCTCCGTCGCCGCTGGCGAGGTCCGCCTCGTGCGCGCGTCGTCGTCGATCGACGACGACGCCGAGCTCGACGCGTGGCTCGCCGCCCCGAGCACCGGCTCCGGATTCGGGTCGAGCAGCATCGTCCTCGGTGAGGCGGCATCGCGGCCCGTCGCGGCCGGCGGCACCACCCAGGTCGCGTTTACGGTTCCCTCCTCGGCGTTCGCCGACATCGCGGGCTCGCCGGTCATCGGCATCGGCGCCGAACTGGTCAGCGGCGAGACGGTCACCTCGACGGGCACCGCGTCCTTCGCGAACACGGCCGTCCCCTCGACCGGCACGCCGCTCGCCATGGTCGCGCCGATCACCGTGCCGGCGTCGTCCTCGGGCCTCATCGCCAGCGAAGACCTCGAGGCCTGGACCTCGGCCACCGGGCTGCTCACGCGACAGCTCGACGCGCTCGACGGCCGCCAGATCGCGATCGGCATCGACCCCCGGATCATCGCCTCGATCCGCGCGCTCGGCACCTCCGCCCCGCCGAGCGCCACCGAATGGCTCGGCCGTCTCGCCGCCGTTCCGAACGAGACGTTCCCCCTGGCCTACGCCGACGCCGACCTCGCGCTGCAGGCCCAGATCGGGCTCTCCGCACCGCTGCTGCCGACTTCGTTCGCCGACGTGCTCGATCCCGACCTGTTCGTCGCCGACCCGACGACCGAGCAGGGCACCGGGCAAGACGACGCCGAAGCCGCGGCGGCCGAGCCGACCGACCCGACGGCGACCCCGACTGCGCCGCCGACAGACGGCGCCCCGACCGTTCCGAGCACCGAAGAGCTGCTCTCCTGGTCGTACACGCGCACCGACATCGCGTGGCCGGGCGACACCACCGTCTCCACCGGCAACCTCTCGTTCTTCAACGCCGCTGGACTCACGACCACGGTGCTCGACGCCTCGAACGTCGCCCCGCTCGCGGGGGCCCGCGCCTCCGCCCTGGTCGACGGCGGCACCGCGATCGTGTCCGACGCGGAGATCACCGAGGCCATCCGGGCCGGGTCCATGGCCGAGACCGACCTCGAGCTGCGCGACGCCGCAGGCGAGGTGCTGGCACGCGCTGCGCTCGACGCGGACCCGAGCTCCGCGAGTGCGCCGCTGCTCGCGACGTTCGGCCGCCAAGACGGCCAGGTCTCCGACCGCCTCGGCGACCTGGTCGATGAGATCGCGACGAACCAGTTCGTGACGCTCACCGGGCTCGCGCAGGCCATCGGCGCCCCGCCGACGCCCCGCACCCTGGTCGACTCGAGCGAGGCCGAGTCCCGCCGTGCGCTGGCCTCGGACATGGTGTCGGTCGAGACCGAGGTAGACGAGTTCGCCACGGTGCTCGACGAGCCGACCGACCTCACCGGACCGGTTCGCCGAGACCTGCTCGCCCTGCTCGACGTCGGCTGGCTCGACCGGTCCACCGAGTGGAGCAGCGCATCCTTCGACTGGCTGGCCGCGCAGCACGACGTCGTCGACTCGATCTCGGTCGTGCCGAGCAGCACCGTCCTCGTCGTCGCGAGCGAGACCGGCATCCCGATCACCGTGCAGAACGCCTCGGTGTTCCCGGTCACGGTCGAGGTCGTCGTCGAGCCCTCCAACGGGCGCCTCGTCGTCGACGAGCCCGTGCAGGTGACCGTCGAGCCCGAGTCCCGCAACACCGTGAGCGTGCCCGTCGCGGCCGGCGTCGGCAACGGAGAAGTGCGCCTCGCCGTGTCCCTGCGCTCCGTCACCGGCGTATCGGTCGGCTCGACGGTCGTGATCACCGCCGACGTCCGCGCCGATTGGGAGGGGCTCGGCGCGACGTTCCTCGCAGGCGTCCTCGTGCTCGTCTTCGGCATCGGCCTCTGGCGCAACATCCGCCGCCGTCGCCGTGCACGGGCAGCGGATGCCTCGACGGCCAAAGGCGCCTCGACCGACGCCGACCCGATCGTCCCCGCCGACGAAACCAGTGACGAGCCCACGCACCAACCCGGCGACGAACCCGCCGCGGAGCCGAGCGGCGAAGCGGCGGCGACCGAGGCCGATGCCGAGACGCACGCCGGGGCACCCGCACCGTCCGCGGGTACCGCGGCCGTCGACCCTTCCGAACCCACCGAAACGAGCGAACGCCGCGATGACTGA
- the murJ gene encoding murein biosynthesis integral membrane protein MurJ — MTEDRIGRASLFLASGTIVSRVLGFVKAIVLASTIGAAGAGANAFAIANQLPNTIYVVVAGGVLSAVIVPLIVRAGRHDDGGAAYINKLITLGMVVLAAATLLALALAPVLTFLIGGTRLSPATLALAISFAWWCLPQIFFYGLYSLLGEVLNARRVFGPFTWVPVLNNIVALIGLVAMIAIYGADPSGARSASDWSSGMVALLAGSATLGVASQALILFVFWRRAGLHYRPDFGWRGIGLRATGKLAGWTFGMLLLSTFAGIIETNVSGGSADSRDEASIAVLQNAWLIFMLPHSVITVSIATAYFTRMSEHAAVDKLDEVRTDVSSAIRGVTVIIALAAIGLMVVAYPFASLFTDSFTLTAAMGNVIIAYVAGLVGFSILFILQRTFYALHDTKTPFFFTLFQVVLFTIGALSCIALPSEWTAFGIALVTTLAGTAQLILAAWLLRRRLGTLDGRRIAIALGRSALALILPAIAGVALLVALGGLTSGGYAVSSFVGSLVSMVIIGVVMSGLYFGGLWLLRSPEFRGFAEPVIARLRRS, encoded by the coding sequence ATGACTGAAGACCGCATCGGGCGCGCGAGCCTGTTCCTCGCATCCGGAACGATCGTCTCGCGAGTCCTCGGCTTCGTGAAGGCGATCGTGCTCGCCTCGACGATCGGTGCGGCCGGGGCTGGCGCGAACGCGTTCGCGATCGCCAACCAGCTGCCGAACACGATCTACGTGGTCGTCGCCGGTGGCGTGCTCAGCGCCGTCATCGTGCCCCTGATCGTTCGCGCCGGTCGACACGACGACGGCGGCGCCGCGTACATCAACAAGCTCATCACGCTCGGCATGGTGGTCCTGGCCGCAGCGACCCTGCTCGCGCTCGCGCTCGCACCGGTGCTCACGTTCCTGATCGGCGGCACGCGCCTGTCGCCCGCGACGCTCGCCCTGGCGATCTCCTTCGCCTGGTGGTGCCTTCCGCAGATCTTCTTCTACGGCCTCTACTCGCTGCTCGGAGAGGTGCTCAACGCGCGGCGGGTGTTCGGGCCGTTCACCTGGGTTCCGGTGCTCAACAACATCGTGGCCCTGATCGGTCTCGTCGCGATGATCGCCATCTACGGCGCTGATCCGAGCGGTGCACGAAGCGCGAGCGACTGGTCATCCGGAATGGTCGCCCTGCTCGCAGGGTCGGCAACACTCGGCGTCGCCTCGCAAGCCCTGATCCTCTTCGTGTTCTGGCGACGAGCCGGCCTCCACTATCGGCCCGATTTCGGCTGGCGCGGCATCGGCCTTCGCGCCACAGGCAAGCTCGCCGGCTGGACCTTCGGCATGCTGCTGCTGTCGACGTTCGCCGGAATCATCGAGACCAACGTCTCGGGCGGTTCCGCTGATTCGCGCGACGAGGCGTCGATCGCGGTGCTGCAGAACGCCTGGCTGATCTTCATGCTGCCGCATTCGGTGATCACGGTCTCGATCGCGACCGCGTACTTCACGCGGATGAGCGAGCACGCCGCCGTCGACAAGCTCGACGAGGTGCGAACCGACGTGTCGAGTGCGATCCGCGGCGTGACGGTCATCATCGCCCTCGCAGCGATCGGCCTCATGGTCGTCGCGTACCCCTTCGCCTCGTTGTTCACGGACTCGTTCACGCTCACGGCGGCGATGGGCAACGTGATCATCGCCTACGTCGCGGGCCTGGTCGGGTTCAGCATCCTCTTCATCTTGCAGCGCACGTTCTATGCCCTCCACGACACGAAGACGCCCTTCTTCTTCACCCTGTTCCAGGTCGTCCTGTTCACGATCGGCGCGCTCTCGTGCATCGCCCTGCCCAGCGAGTGGACGGCGTTCGGCATCGCCCTCGTCACGACCCTCGCAGGAACGGCCCAGCTCATCCTCGCCGCGTGGCTGCTCCGCCGACGGCTCGGCACCCTCGACGGCCGTCGGATCGCCATCGCGCTCGGGCGATCGGCGCTCGCGCTCATCCTCCCGGCGATCGCCGGAGTCGCACTGCTCGTGGCGCTCGGGGGACTGACCTCAGGCGGCTATGCGGTCTCGAGCTTCGTCGGCAGCCTCGTCTCGATGGTCATCATCGGCGTCGTGATGTCCGGCCTCTACTTCGGCGGACTGTGGTTGCTGCGCTCTCCCGAGTTCCGCGGCTTCGCCGAGCCGGTCATCGCCCGCCTGCGCCGCAGCTGA
- the trxB gene encoding thioredoxin-disulfide reductase, with protein MRDIIIIGSGPAGFTAAIYAARAELKPLLIASSVEIGGELMNTTEVENFPGFPEGIMGPDLMGKLQAQAERFGTEVVYDDVVSLDIDGPVKRVTLGNGETHEAAALIYATGSAYRKLGLPEEDILSGHGLSWCATCDGFFFRQKTIAVVGGGDSAMEEATFLTRFADKVYVIHRRDSLKASKIMQQRAADNEKIEFVWNSEVAAIQGETAVTGVTLRDTITGEERLLELDGLFVAIGNDPRTHLVHGKLDLTPEGTIWVDGRTSKTSLPGVFAAGDVIDPHYRQAITAAGSGTVAALDAEHYLAAQGNTVAAEALLENEFAAVD; from the coding sequence TTGCGCGACATCATCATCATCGGCTCGGGTCCCGCGGGCTTCACCGCGGCGATCTACGCAGCCCGCGCAGAACTCAAGCCCCTGCTCATCGCGAGCTCCGTCGAGATCGGCGGCGAGCTGATGAACACGACCGAGGTCGAGAACTTCCCCGGCTTCCCCGAGGGCATCATGGGCCCCGACCTCATGGGCAAGCTCCAGGCGCAGGCGGAGCGCTTCGGCACCGAGGTCGTCTACGACGACGTCGTGTCGCTCGACATCGACGGCCCCGTCAAGCGCGTCACGCTCGGCAACGGCGAGACCCACGAGGCCGCAGCGCTCATCTACGCGACCGGCTCGGCCTACCGCAAGCTCGGCCTCCCCGAAGAAGACATCCTCTCGGGCCACGGCCTCTCGTGGTGCGCGACGTGCGACGGCTTCTTCTTCCGCCAGAAGACCATTGCGGTCGTCGGCGGCGGCGACTCGGCCATGGAAGAGGCGACCTTCCTCACTCGCTTCGCCGACAAGGTCTACGTGATCCACCGCCGCGACTCGCTCAAGGCGTCGAAGATCATGCAGCAGCGCGCGGCCGACAACGAGAAGATCGAGTTCGTCTGGAACTCCGAGGTCGCCGCGATCCAGGGTGAGACCGCCGTCACCGGTGTCACCCTTCGCGACACGATCACCGGCGAAGAGCGCCTGCTCGAGCTCGACGGCCTGTTCGTCGCGATCGGCAACGACCCCCGCACGCACCTCGTGCACGGCAAGCTCGATCTCACGCCCGAGGGCACCATCTGGGTCGACGGGCGCACGTCGAAGACCTCACTGCCCGGCGTGTTCGCCGCCGGCGATGTCATCGACCCGCACTACCGTCAGGCCATCACGGCCGCCGGCTCCGGCACGGTCGCTGCGCTCGACGCCGAGCACTACCTCGCGGCGCAGGGCAACACGGTCGCCGCCGAAGCGCTGCTCGAGAACGAATTCGCCGCGGTCGACTGA